AATTGTTTCAGCTGAATTCCCTTTCAGTTTCACCAGTTGCTGCATCGCATCATTGAGATAGATGACCATCACGATTCCTGTTTCCACGGCAATACCGAACAGGGCGATAAAGCCCACCGCTACGGCCACAGAGAGGTTCACGCCCCAGAACCAGATCATATAGGCGCCACCGATAAGTGCAAATGGTACGGTAATCAGGCTGAGGAATGCTTCGCGTATGGAATGAAAAGCAAAATAGAGAGAGAAGAAAATAATAACCAGCACCACCGGCGCAATCCATATCAGTGTTTGCTGTCCACGGATAAGGTTCTCATATTGTCCGCTCCATTCGAGGTAGTAGCCGGAAGGCAGTATTCCCCGGGCTTCATTCATCTTGCTGATGGCTTCTTTCACGGTGCTGCCCAGATCGCGGCCACGTACATTGAATAGCACGGATCCACGGAGCATAGCATTCTCAGAGGTGATCATCGGTGGCCCATCCGTGAACTTCACATCTGCCACTGACGACAATGGTACTTCGCCAAAAGAAGGCGACATTACCGGGATACGCCGTATACGTTCTATGCTGTTGCGGTATTCCTGCGCCAGTCTGACGCTGATGGAGAAACGCTGCCGGCCTTCGATCGTATTGCCGATAGGAGCGCCACCCAGTGCAGTTTCCACAGTCTGGTTCACATCATCTACGTTGAGGCCATAGCGGGCCAGGTCGGCGCGGCGCACTGAAATATCGAGGTATTTGCCGCCTGTTACCGGCTCCACATAAAGGTCCGCGATACCAGGAGTGCCTTCCAGGGCTTTTCTCACCCGTTCGGATACAACGGCAATAGAATCGAGTCGTTGCCCGTATACCTTCACGCCAACGTCGGTGCGGATGCCCGTGGCCAGCATGTTGATACGGTTAATGATAGGCTGTGTCCAGCCGTTTACCACACCTGGTATCTGCAGCTTAGCATCAAGTTCATTGATGATATCTTTCTTGGTTTTCCCCTTTCTCCATTCCGATTTAGGCTTCAGCATGATGATGGTTTCGATCATGCTGATAGGCGAGTTATCCGTAGCGGTATTTGCGCGGCCGGCCTTGCCCAGTACCTTGTCTACTTCCGGCACCGATTTGATGATTTTATCCTGTACCTGCAGCAAACGCTTAGCTTCTCCATTGGAGATATCGGGCAGTGTCACCGGCATAAATAATATGCTTTGCTCGTCGAGCGGCGGCATAAATTCGCTGCCCAAACTCTTCAGCAATGGAATTGTAATCACGAGTGCGATCACGTTGATGGCGATAGTTGTTTTGCGCCATTTCAGCACACCGCGGATAACAGGCTCGTAGATCTTTTCGAGTACACGATTCACCGGATTAGCATTATCCGGCCGGAATTTTCCTTTCATAAAAAACGAGATCAGCACGGGCGCCAATGTAATCACCAGCAGCGCATCCACCAGCATGATGAATGTTTTCGTATAGGCGAGCGGGTGAAACAGCTTGCCTTCCTGGCCAGTGAGCATAAAAACAGGCAGGAAAGAAGTGATGATAATGATAGTAGCGAAAAACACTCCCCGCGACACCTGTTTACTGGACTGTTCGATCACCTTCAGTCGTTCTTCTTCGCTGATCCAGTCGGGAGATTTTTTGAATATATTCTTTAGCCAACTCATGATGCGTTACTTATTTTTTTGTTGTTGCTGCCATGCACTATATCTTTCAGACAAGTGTTTATAGGCATTTTCACTCATAATGATTCCATTGTCGACAATCACCCCTATAGCGAGTGCAATACCGGTGAGCGACATAATGTTGGATGAGATACCGAAGGCGTTGAGGAGTATAAAACTGGCAGCCAGGGTGATGGGGATCTGGATAATGATACTGAGTGCACTGCGCCAGTGGAACAGGAACACGATCACTACAACGGATACCACAATCATCTCTTCTATGAGTGTATCCTTAATAGAGTCTACTGATTCTTTAATGAGTGTACCTCTATCGTATACAATATCGAACTTTACCCCATCCGGGAAACCTTTCGCGACCTCCTTCATGCGGACTTTTACCCGGTCGATTACTGCATCGGCATTTTCGCCGTAGCGCATTACTACGATGCCGCCTACACGCTCACCTTCTCCGTTCTGATCGAAGATGCCGAGGCGGGTTTCGCCGGTCATTTGTACAGCGGCTACATCGGCCATGCGGATCGGGATACTGTTCTGTGTTTTGACAGGGATATTTTCTATTTCTTCGATGGATTTAAGATAGCCGGATGTTTTGATGATATACCCGATATCGCTGAGCTCAAATTTGCGGCCGCCTGATTCGTTGTTATTAGTGCGTATAGCATTGATTACATCTGCCACCGACAACCTGTAATAGAGCAGTTTGCCTGGATCCACCGTCACCTGGTATTGTTTCTGGAAGCCGCCGAAGGAGGCGATTTCGCTGACGCCTTCTACATTTTGCAGGGCAAACTTAACGTACCAGTCCTGCAATGCACGTTGCTCCCCGAGGTCCATGCCTGGTGCGTCGAGTGTATACCAGAGTATATGCCCAACGCCGGTTCCATCGGGCCCGAGCTGGGGAGTTACGCCGGTCGGAAGCGTACGGGATACGGTGCTGAGGCGTTCGAGTACTCTTTCCCTGGCCCAGTAGATATCCACATCATCATTGAAAATAACGTAGATAAAACTCATCCCGAACATAGAGGAACCTCTCACATACTTGATCCGGGGGAGGCCCTGCAGATTAGTCACCAGCGGGTAAGTAATCTGATCCTCTATCAACTGAGGGCCGCGGCCCATCCATTCCGTAAAAACGATCACCTGGTTTTCCGAGAGATCGGGGATTGCATCGATCGGGTTCTTCTTCACTGCGAAGATGCCCCATACGAACAGGCCTGCGGCTAGTACCAGCACAATAAACCGGTTACGCAACGACCATTCAATAATGCGATGTACCATATTTGTTGTTTTCAGTAGCTGGCGCGTAAAAGCGCCTGATATATCAAAAAGGGAAAATGTTTGAGGAAGTATGCCACTTACCTCAGCCGGCCGGATACGCCGGAAATTATTTCATTTGAAAGATGAGTAACAGCGCGAAAGAAATTTAGCGCTGCAGGGGTTGACGGGGTTATCAGATGCGGAAAATACAGTTCAGAATATAGGTATGCACCTTACTGCCGGGCGGTGGTGCATTACTGGCCGGAAAAGCTTCTGCCAATACTTTTACTGGTACACGGGGTAGCTCCATATATGCTACCGGAAGTGTCATCGCAGCCAGCTGCATAACATGCTTGGTATTCTCTGCTATTTTCTGGTCTTTGGTTAGTTTGATGGTTTTATGTTCATCCTTGCAGCATTGCTTTTTGCAGGGTTTACCACAATTCTTTTTCTGATCATGGGTAGTCCCACACTTACCGCACGCCGGTTTACCCTTATCGTGCCCCCAGTTCACATCTACCAGCCTGCCCATGCAATAATGCATATGAACGGTAGCGCCCGTAGATGAGCTGATATAGAGCAGGGCTAATATGAGTGCAAGTATTTTCTGCATTTACTGCGAAGTTAGGCGGATTTGGGGGGAGGAGTGTTATATAATTTCAGGAAGATTTATATTTTTTTGAGGAAGGAATGAAAAATGCCAGCAAAGACAGTAGCGAATTTGACCTTCGCCTTAACCATCTTCGCTGGCACTCTTAATCCTTCATCGTTAATCCTTAATTCCTTTCTTCCGCTTTATACCCAGCCTTTTCTATCGCCTGTTTGATTTCGTCTTTACCAGCCTTATCTACAGCTACTGTAAGTATTTTATCGGGGCTCTGCAGGTCTACTTCCCAGTTATCCTGTCCGGCCAGATTATCCAGTGCGGGTGTAACGGCTGCAACGCAACCTGAACATTTGATATTGGTCTTGAATTGTACTGTTTCCATTGTTTATTTATTTTAAAGTTTATAATTGCCCGTTTATTTATTTGTTTGTTTGATAATGTAAAATTACTTCGGGTTGGATGCTTTGCTGTTACACAATTGGCGTTGTCTTTTACATAATATTGGTTAGTCGATTTCTATGGTCACATCACCGGTGAGTGGATAGCTCTGGCAAAGTAGGATCAGGCCATTGTCGAGATCCATTTTCCGGAGAGCGTAATTGGTTGCCATCGTTACTTTCCCGGAGGTAAGGCGGGCCACGCACGCGCCGCAGGTACCAGTACGGCAGGAAAAGGGTAATGGTATCCTGTCGTTAAGAGCGGCTGCCAGTATACTTTCACCGGGATCTACTTCCAGCAGGTTAGTTTGTTCGTAGAAATGCAGCAGCACTTCCTGTGGCTTGTCCGGAAGCACCGGAGCCATATCATTGCCGGCCTTGTCGGCTTCGAACCATTCGAGATAGATCTGTTCTTCCGGCACCTGCATGGCCAGGAGCATCTCCTGGTGCATCTTCATCAGTTCGGCCGGGCCGCAAATGAAGTAATGCACGGCAGTCGGGGGATCGGGTACAGCCGCTTTGATCAGCTTACGGGCCACCAGCTTGTTTATCCTGCCACGAATGAAAGAAGGAGGTGCATCACCGGCATGCTGCGAAAGGGCGTGGTGTATATTCACTTTCCCCGGTTTGCGGCTGGCCCAGGCGTTCAGCGAATCCCGGAAAATAATATCGTTGCCGGAGCGGCTGGAGTAAAGCAGGGTAACAGCAGCATCGGGGAACCGATGTTGAAACGACCGGGCAATAGCGTACAACGGGGTAATACCGCTGCCTCCGGCCAATAACACCAGGTGATCGGTTGGCCGGATGTTATCGGGCAGTATAAACCTGCCATGAGGACCACTAACCTGCCATTCGCTGATAGCCGCGCCGTTATCTACAATATGACTGCTCATCAATCCACCGGGTACTTTTTTCACGGTGATAGCCGGGCGCCCGCCCTCTTCCATCACGGAGCTCAGGGAGTAGGAGCGCGTTACCGGCTCTCCATTGATCCGCAGGGTGATGTTAATAAACTGCCCGCTGCTGTATTCAAATGCAGCTCCGTGGGTATCAAAAAACACGGTCACTGCATCCGGAGTTTCCCTGTTGATGGCAGCAGTTGTCCATATGTATGTATCTGTCATGCTACAATTATTTGGGCCTTCACGAAGGTTGGTGGCCGGAGAGAGATTTTCTCGACTGGCGGATCTCTTTAAAATGAGAAGTATTTAACCCTGTCCGGGCTTTGAATTGGCGGGAAAGATGTGCCACGCTGCTGAATCCCAGCCTGAATGCGATATCGGACAGGGTATCATCTGAATAAACCAGCAGTTCCTTTATCTTTTCGATACGGTATTCGATCATATATTTCTCCAGCGTTATGCCTTCTACGGAAGAGAACACATTACTGACTACTTTATAGTCCTTGTTAAACCTGTTGACTACCAGGTCAGAAAAACGAAAATCAGCAGGGAAATCATAATCACCGGAATAAACTTCTTCCACCAGTCCTTTCAGTTCCCGGACCAGGGCGGTTTTCCTGTCTTCCAATAAAGTAAAACCCAGGGGTTCTAATTTTTTCTTCAGTGCCTCCATATCAGGCATTGTCAGGGCAGAAACCGTGGTAACTTCCCCCAGGCTCACATGGGTAATGGGTAAATTCAATTCTTTCATCACTTCCCGAATGCTCAGGATACACCTGTCGCATACCATTCCTTTGATATAGATTTTATATTCACTTAGCATAAATCCAGGCCTATTTTGACTGATGCAAAGTTGGGATTAAAGCCAGGAAAGGGAATTATACAATTATCCGAATTTATTATAAAATATGCAGAAATAGCGGCTGGCTAACAGCTCTTACCGATAAGCTGACCACACATCAGGTGAGTGCATCGTGGAAGATGATGCCCAGGCTATGCCGCTGGCCGCTGTGCAACGGACTTACACCATGTTTCATATTCACGCGGTAATATCCCCTGCTGCCTTTTACCGGGCGGAAATTAGTGGTAAATATCACCATATCTCCCCGGCCGGGTGTGAGTACATTTGCTTTCGACTGGGCACGTGGTATTTGCTCGGTAATCACGAATTCACCACCGGTATAATCATCTCCCGGTTCATTCAACATAAAAACCATCTGCATGGGAAAATATACTTCCCCATAAAGATCCTGGTGCAGGGTATTGAAACCGCCGGCTGCGTATTTCAGGATGAGAACGGTAGGTTTCATCTGCTGATGTTCCTGGCAGCGTTGCTTCATTGCTTCGTGCGTAAGCGGGAAACGTGTATCCATATCGAGCACTTCCATCCATTTATTGGCTACGGGGGCAATGTAGGGATAGACGGTTTCCCGGAGGGAAGTGATCACCGGCGGCAATGGATAGCTGTAATATTTATACTCTCCCGCCCCGAAGCGATATCGCTCCATGCTGATCGTTTTCCGGTAAGTATCACTGGCATTGTAATCATTGATCAGGGCCTGGCATTCCGCGGGTGTCAGCACCTGTTTTACGGTCACAAATCCATTTTCCGAAAGCGTGGCGGTAATGCTGTGCCAGTCTTGTTTTTTCAGTCGTTCTGTAATTGATAACATGATTTATAATTTCTCCATACAAAGATAAATAGCGGGTAAAGGGCCAGCAACCCGGTTCTTGCGCAAATGGTCAGGGGTGGTATTTTTTGAAAATAGTTTTACCTTCGCAAAAATTTTGTTGGTTAACCAATCTAATCAATAACCCGAATTTAAATTTTAACTAATACAATTATCATCTATTTATGGAAAAAGGAAAACTCCTGCAGGAATACAAGGCTAGCAAAGCTATGTGGGGCGCATATGGATTCTTAATAGGCCTTTTTGTGTTGTTAGCTATTTGCGGTATTTTATTAACCTTCCTGTTGCCCGGCGCTGAATTTGCCGGCAAATTCATTTTTGTTTTTTGCGTGGTAATCGCCATTCTCTTTTATGTGAGTGCCAAAAAGAAAATGAATAATCCGGAATACCTGTTGTATGAAAACGGCGTGGAACGCCAATACAAATCCCAGTCTTATTTTATGCCGCTGTCGGGTTTGCAGGATCTCTTCCTGTTCACCACCGGCAAATCGATGGTAGCCAATAACCTGGCCTTTAAAAGCACCGGGAGCGACGTTTGGGAGCTGATCAGCATACATCACGGAGGTGACCTTGGCGCGTTGATTGTTGCCAACGCCGATAAAAGAAGTGAGTATTTATTACAGCAGATCCGCGAAGGGCAAACAGCACATTTCAACTATATCACCACGGCTACAGCATTGAAGAATTCCTTCACAGCACTGTCTGCACAAACCTTTCTGAATTCCAACACCAAACAGCTGGGGCTGAACAGTCAATACCTGCTGTTAGATGGCACACAATACCCGTTATCGGACCTGCAACCTATACAGCATGCTGCTATGAAGGGCTACATCATCAAAACCCGGGAAGGTAGGGAGATATTTACATTCCGGGAAACCACTCTTTGGAGCTATGCCGTTTTTATTACATTATTTTCCGAACTTACGAAAGATAACGTAACCGTATAAACTAAAACAGTTATCCATGTTGTTCAGGCAGGAACATCTTGACGGAATTAAGTCGGGCCACGTGTCGCTGGCTTTCCGCAAATGGAATAAACCTGTGGTAAAAGCTGGCAGCCAGATTAAAACCAGTGTAGGCGTTATAGAGATAACTTCCGTAACGCCTTACAAGTTAAAGCTGCTTTCGATGAACGACGCCGTCCAGGCCGGATTCCCTGACATTACCTCCCTGAAGAAGGAGCTGGAGAAAAACAGTGGTGCGCAGCTTTACAAGCTACAGGTCCGCTACCAGGCTGCTGATCCCAGGATTGCCCTGCGGGAAAATACCGCGCTCCTCCCAGCCGGCTGGGAGGCTATCACACAGCAATTGGAACGGTTGGATAAATACAGTCGCTCAGGGCCCTGGACCCAGGAAGTACTTCAGCTGATCCGGCATTATCCGGAACAACGGGCCGCCGATCTGGCTGAAAAAATAAACAGGGAGAAAGAATGGTTGAAGCTGAACATTCGTAAACTGAAGAATATGGGGCTTACGATCAGCCATGAAACAGGATACAGCCTGTCTCCATTAGGAATTGCATACCTGGAACAACAGATGGCGGCCGGCAAATCATAACTCCGCACGGGCTGCCTCCCAGCCTATGATCGCGTTTTTACGGGTGCTTCCCCAATGATACTCTCCTATCTCACCGCTGGCCCGGATCACTCTGTGACAAGGAATCAGGAACGCCACCGGATTATTCCCCACCGCTGTACCCACTGCTCTCGATGCGCCCTTATGGCCGGCTTTATCCGCAAGTGTGGCATAGGTGGTGAGTCCTCCTGCCGGCACGGAAAGCAGGGTTTCCCAAACTTTGATCTGGAAATCTGTTCCCTTCAAATGCAGCCTGATCTCGTTGAGTTTACTCCAGTCCTGGTTGAATACAAACAAAGCGTTCTGCTGCACCCTGTCTACGATCTGGGTGTATTGTGCATTGGGGAACATCGCCCTCAAATCTGCCAGTGCCGCGTCGTTACCTTTATCAGCAAAGGCCATATGGCAGATCCCTTTTTCAGTGGATGCTACGATCAGCGTTCCGAACGGACTATCCGCGAAAGAGTAATTGATATGCAGCGAAGCGCCGCCATTCTTGTACTCACCGGGCGTCATCCCTTCAATTTTAACAAACAGATCATGCAACCGGCCGGTACCGGATAATCCTGTTTCAAATGCCGTATCGAACAGCGAAGCATGGGTAGTTTTCAGTATTTCCTTGGCATGCTCCAGGCTGATGTATTGCAGGAACTGTTTAGGCGTTACGCCTGCCCATTGCTGGAACATCCGCTGAAAGTGAAAAGGGCTCAGGTGTACATGCCCTGCCACTTCTTCAAGACTGGGCTGTGATTTGAAGTTTTCCCTGAAAAAAGTAATGGCTTCTGCCACCCTCTTATAATCTAATTCATGTTGTGCTTCCATCTTGCTACATTATTTAATTCATCACAAAAATACCCCGGCCCCATTGCCCTGTCAACCCGGTTCTTGCTGGCTTTCCCAGGTAATCAATGCGCGTTTCCATTCCGGCCCCCAGAAATACGGGCCGAAAGTGCCGTTAGTTCTCACCGCACGATGGCAGGGAATCAGGAAAAAAATCGGATTATCGCCCACGGCAGTACCAGCTGCCCGGGCGTTCCGGCTCTCGCCCGTCAGTGCCGCATAAGATAGCAGCCCGCCCATTGGTATCTGCAGCAGGGTTTTCCACACAGCCAGCTGAAAGGCTGTCGCTTTCAGATGAAACGGCACCGGTAATTTGTGCCCGTCCGGTTCTTCCAGTGCACGAAGTGCCAACTGGTGATGCGGATGTTCCGCCGGCTCAGGGAAAGCACCGGGAAAGCGCTGCTTCAACTCGTCTTCACCAGCATCGGGCTCATTGCTTACCGGGGCAATGCAACAGATGCCCTTAGGAGTAGTGGCGATCATCATCCGCCCAAACCGGGTAGGGTAATTTGCATAATAAATCCGGAGGCCTGCCTTTCTGAATTCATCCGGCGTCAGTGATTCGATGATAAATCCGTTGTGGGTTTCTTTACCCGCCTCCAGGAATGTTGAAGTAGCTGTCATCCTTTCAAGGATCTGAGCCGGAAGGATGGGGGTATGGCTGTGGGAAAGAAACATATGTAAAGAATTACGAATTGGGAATGAAGAATGAAGAACAAAGCGAAGATAGTGAACGAGGATAATATAGAGGGCCCGTTTGTTGCGGTTTTTGAAAGATGCTATTCTTTTTAAAATGTCCTGTAAACAATTATTTTAAAGGATTTTTCAATGTTATCCTCCGCTTTATTTATTTTAGCGACAGAAAATGCTAGAATTTGATAAGGGATAACTCTTATAGTGACCTGGAACTGATAAGCATGTTGAAGAAGGGTGATGTGAACGCTTTTGATCTGCTCTACTCCCGCCACTGGTCTGGTATGTACCAGGCGGCTTATTTTCTTTTAAGGGACCAGGACGCCAGCATGGATATTGTACAGGACATTTTTGTATGGCTTTGGGAGAAGCGCCAGCAGCTGGATATACACGCTGTGCCCGCTTATTTACGCAGTGCAGTCAGGTTTAAAGTAGCCAATTATATTCAATCCGGGAAAATCCGGGAAGATTTTTATGCGGAACTTGCGGATATCACTTTACCGGCAGCGCCGGGCCCGCAGGACCTGCTGGAACTGAATGACCTGAAGGTGATTATCCAACAGGTGATCAGCCAATTGCCTGAAAAATGCCGGGAGATTTTTCTCCTCAGCAGGGATAACAGGCTTACTAATCAGCAAATCGCCGACTTACTCAACATCTCCATTAAAACCGTGGAAGCGCAGAAAACCATTGCGCTGAAACGGATACGCGCGGCTGTAGATCCTCATCTGCTGGCCATGTTACTACTTCCTGTTGTTGCCCACTGTCATTGACAGATTTTTTTTAAAAAATTTGGATTCCTTTTAAGGGTATCCTCTTTCAGGATTGCCTATGTATAGGACAGTCGCCATATGACGAGGGAAGAAATAACGATACTAACAGAAAAAGTTGTATCCGGAACCGCCACAGACGCGGAATTGATACAATACAACCAGTTATTCAACGCATTCATGCAACAGAATACCTGGGATGAAACGGTATTCGGGGATAAAGCATCAATAGAGGCTACTATCCGTCAGCGGCTCCAGCCGATGCTGGAACGCGGGAAGGTGCGGCCGATGAGGGTATGGTACAAACGAACCGCTGCCGCTGCTGCGCTGGTGCTGTTAATGAGTATTGGTTATTTCTTTTATAAGCACAGCACTACCGAAAAACTATTACCGCAATCCGAGCGATTCCGCAATGATATCAAAGCGCCCACGGGTAATCATGCCATGCTGACCCTCAGCAACGGCAGGCAAATATTGCTGGACAGCGCCGGCAGCGGCACGCTCGCCGTACAGGGCCAGGTAAGCGTTTCGAAAGGCGCCAACGGGCAGATCGTTTACCACGGCGTTGGTAGTACCAGCAGTCTTAATACCATCCAGCTGCCTGCCGGCAGCCAACCACTGTCGATCGTACTGGCCGATGGTACGAAGGTTTGGCTCGATGCGGGTTCGTCTCTTACCTATCCTACAACGTTCAATGGCAACAACCGCACCGTCACCGTAGCAGGACAGGCATATTTCGAAGTAGCTGCCAACAGCAATCAGCCCTTCAGTGTAAAGGCGGGCAACAGCTCGGTGGATGTATTGGGCACGGCTTTCAACCTGCGGATCTTTCAGGACGAAGGTAAGCTGAAAGTTACCCTGGTAGGCGGTGCGGTGAAAGTTAATACACCGGCTGCATCGCAGTTGCTGCGTCCTGGCGAACAGGCCATACTGGAGCACAACGGTAAATTGCAAATAGATACGAATGCAGATCTGGAAGAAGCACTGGCCTGGAAAGAAGGAATGTTTTATTTCGATGGCGCGGATATCAGCACCATTATGTCGGAGTTGCAACGATACTATAATGTAGAAGTGATCTACCAGGCAGATGTTAAAGACCTGTTTATAGCTAAGATCCCGAGAGATGTACCGGTATCTCAGTTATTGAGTTTGCTGGAGATGACCAATCTCGTACACTTTAAAATTGACGGACGGAGAATTACCGTGATCAAATAATTGTGCACCAGACTATATATACATATGTAAGTGCCACCAGACTTACCGGCAGGGAAAGTATTATCTGAATCTAACCGCAATAGAATAGCGGCATTATTATTAATCAAAAATCAACCAAAGATGCTTGTAAAAAAGCTAATGAGCATGCTATGCCTGCCATCATGGGCCGCTGGAAGATCGGGAACCGCCTATATCCGTATATGCCTGCTTTCCGGATGCCTGTTGATGGCCAGCCAGACTTTTGCACAAAAGGTGACCATGCATATGAGAGCCGGTGCCCTCGTAAATGCTTTCAGGGAAATTGAAAAGCAAACTGGCTGTAGTTTTATCTATGGCAAGAGCCACCTGAACAAGGCGGTTCCTGTGAACATCGCTGTAAAAAATCAGGAACTGGACGAGGTATTGAAAGAACTTTTCAATCATCAGCCGCTTACCTTTTCGCGGTCGGGGAAGTTTATTGCTGTGCGATTTAAAAACGAATCTGATGCCGGTGTGAAACAGGTCAACAATGCGGTCATCGTCAGGGGGCTGGTCACCGATGCCAAAGGTACTCCCCTGCCTTCTGTTTCTGTGGTAATACCAGGCACACCGTTCGGGGCGATGACCAACGAAAAGGGAGAATATATGCTTCCGCGCGCGCCTGTTGATGCGGTGTTGTTATTTTCCTATGTTTCGTACGAACAGCAGCGGATACCACTGAATGGCCGTACTATCGTGAACGTTACACTAAACGAACAAACAAAGTCGCTGGATGAAGCGGTGATCATCGGTTACGGCACTACTACCAAACGTATGAATACCGGCTCTGTGAGCAGCATCACCGCACAGGAAATCGGGAAGCAGCCGGTAGCCAACCCGCTGGCAACATTGCCTGGCCGTATTCCTGGTATGCAAATCACCCAGCAAAACGGACTGCCCGGAAGTGCAGCAGTGGTGCAGATCCGCGGTCAGGGTTCCATGAGCTATGGTACACTGCCTCTTTACGTAATTGATGGTGTGCCATTCAGCGCCTACACCGGCGGCTATCCACCTTCCGATAATCTTAACACTTATGGTGCCAGCGGTGCCAATGGCGGTATCAGTCCTTTCAGTATGATCAACCCGGATGATATTGAGCGTATAGATGTATTGAAAGATGCAGACGCAACGGCTATCTATGGCGCAAGGGGCGCCAACGGCGTAATCCTCATTACCACTAAAAAAGGTAAAACCGGAAAAACAAGGATTAACGCTAACGTATATACGGGAACAGGAAAGGTATCACGGTTTATTCCCATGATGAATACACAGCAATACCTGGATCTGAGAAAAGAAGCGTTCAAAAATGACGGCCTTACTCCTACTACAGCCAATGCACCGGAACTCACCGTCTGGGATCAGACAGCGTATACCGACTGGCAACGTTTCCTCGCAGGAGGTACCGCTCACAGCACAGATGCACAGGCTTCCATATCAGGTGGAGATACCCACACTCACTTCCTGCTCAGTGGCGGATATCATAAGGAAACTACGGTGTATCCCGGTAACTTCAACGATCAGCGAATCACCGGACGTCTCTCCGCCGATCACACATCTTCCAACAATAAATTCTATGCGGCTGTTACTGCTAATTATTCAAACGACAAAACCATACTGCCGGTAGCGGACATGATAGCCATGTACAACCTGCCTCCCAATATGCCTTTGTATGATAAAGATGGTAAACTGGTATGGTCGCAGGGATTCAACAATCCCATAGCGTTGCTGCAACGCAAGTATAACGGCAACACCGGTAACTTCATGGCCAACGGCAATTTGCGTTACACCATCATCAAAAACCTGAACTTCAAAGTAAACCTGGGCTTTACGAACACACAGCTGGATCAGAATGCAGGACTGCCGGCATCTACACAGAATCCGGTCAACAACCCCACTACTTCTGCCACCTTCGCCAATGGCAAAACACAGAACTATATTGTGGAACCTACACTGGATTACAGCTATGGTATGAAGAACGGGCGGCTCAATCTGATGGTAGGTGGTACTTACCAGAGAAGCCTGTCGACCAGCATGAGCATCAGCGGTCAGAACTACAGCAACGAAGCACTGATTGGCTCACTGACCGGCGCCGGATTGATTACGCTTAATTCCAGCAATTACTTCGATTATAAATATGCCTCTTTATTCGGCCGCGTGAATTACAGCTATCTGGAAAAATACCTGCTGAATGTTACCTTTCGCAGGGATGCTTCTTCCAGGTTCGGTCCTGATAATATTTTCGGAAACTTCGGCGCTGTAGGCGCTGCCTGGATCTTCAG
The genomic region above belongs to Chitinophaga sp. 180180018-3 and contains:
- a CDS encoding FecR domain-containing protein, producing MTREEITILTEKVVSGTATDAELIQYNQLFNAFMQQNTWDETVFGDKASIEATIRQRLQPMLERGKVRPMRVWYKRTAAAAALVLLMSIGYFFYKHSTTEKLLPQSERFRNDIKAPTGNHAMLTLSNGRQILLDSAGSGTLAVQGQVSVSKGANGQIVYHGVGSTSSLNTIQLPAGSQPLSIVLADGTKVWLDAGSSLTYPTTFNGNNRTVTVAGQAYFEVAANSNQPFSVKAGNSSVDVLGTAFNLRIFQDEGKLKVTLVGGAVKVNTPAASQLLRPGEQAILEHNGKLQIDTNADLEEALAWKEGMFYFDGADISTIMSELQRYYNVEVIYQADVKDLFIAKIPRDVPVSQLLSLLEMTNLVHFKIDGRRITVIK
- a CDS encoding TonB-dependent receptor; the encoded protein is MLVKKLMSMLCLPSWAAGRSGTAYIRICLLSGCLLMASQTFAQKVTMHMRAGALVNAFREIEKQTGCSFIYGKSHLNKAVPVNIAVKNQELDEVLKELFNHQPLTFSRSGKFIAVRFKNESDAGVKQVNNAVIVRGLVTDAKGTPLPSVSVVIPGTPFGAMTNEKGEYMLPRAPVDAVLLFSYVSYEQQRIPLNGRTIVNVTLNEQTKSLDEAVIIGYGTTTKRMNTGSVSSITAQEIGKQPVANPLATLPGRIPGMQITQQNGLPGSAAVVQIRGQGSMSYGTLPLYVIDGVPFSAYTGGYPPSDNLNTYGASGANGGISPFSMINPDDIERIDVLKDADATAIYGARGANGVILITTKKGKTGKTRINANVYTGTGKVSRFIPMMNTQQYLDLRKEAFKNDGLTPTTANAPELTVWDQTAYTDWQRFLAGGTAHSTDAQASISGGDTHTHFLLSGGYHKETTVYPGNFNDQRITGRLSADHTSSNNKFYAAVTANYSNDKTILPVADMIAMYNLPPNMPLYDKDGKLVWSQGFNNPIALLQRKYNGNTGNFMANGNLRYTIIKNLNFKVNLGFTNTQLDQNAGLPASTQNPVNNPTTSATFANGKTQNYIVEPTLDYSYGMKNGRLNLMVGGTYQRSLSTSMSISGQNYSNEALIGSLTGAGLITLNSSNYFDYKYASLFGRVNYSYLEKYLLNVTFRRDASSRFGPDNIFGNFGAVGAAWIFSQEPFIENNFPWLNMGKLRASYGTTGNDQISNYIYLPLLSSAGTYQGQSALYRATLPNPGVKWETTRKLEFALELAILNGRFQFTGDYYRNRSADQLLSAALPTQSGYNSYTVNMPALVQNSGVELELTTANIRSRHFSWNTSFNITFPRNKLVEFPGIEKSFYASSYLVGQPIDLVRRYVYNGYDPATGIPQYEDLNKDGVIDFNNDRKIISPGTPYFGGLNNTFTWRNWDFSFFFQFNHRKGVTNNFSIPIGSSRSNQNTSLLDRWRQPGDVAAYPAATSTSGTPIYNGYTPYYSSTAIWGDASYLKLRSLSLAYTLPASWTAKMKLSNLKLYAEGQNLFTWAKNKYIYDPETSTPGGAPGLGTGAIAMPPLRTIVFGINCSF